A region of Triplophysa dalaica isolate WHDGS20190420 chromosome 18, ASM1584641v1, whole genome shotgun sequence DNA encodes the following proteins:
- the tlr9 gene encoding LOW QUALITY PROTEIN: toll-like receptor 9 (The sequence of the model RefSeq protein was modified relative to this genomic sequence to represent the inferred CDS: inserted 1 base in 1 codon) gives MFEHKMFLILILNQFHIFTSSHLEFYPCENHITNNGLINVNCQHRHLANIPQFKSSXVISLNMNGNHIHQVKSDAFSGVPNLKHLTLMWNCVPDVFQEKRRPSCNLKIDPDAFVGLEKLTSLHLAGNSLKTIPPLPKQLAVLGLEFNNIFHIDQPLGTPRLKELLLNKNCFYANPCYRSYFIHPRVFQDLPELLNLTLSNNNVTLVPPHLPRSLESLDLGENKITAISKESFVNLTRLRQLNLGWNCQRCDHASEPCFPCPNNQSLDLHQGAFSDQRDSLISLSLRGNSIRTLPQNLFAQLHKLRELDLSDNFLAYAIQNGTFYEELQSVESLTLLYNYEPLNTFSELILSPSIEKMTALRKLFLSGFFFKELSNHSLAPLSKLPRLKSLELRMNFICSVNMSALSQLRSLRWVGLSQNTLAFNPCISFCTSKAIPKYLSHRGGWNTEDLGVPNREVLLNSVQGSERDDCPLYYSLWRFKKQICWKNLTFDLSQNSIPWLNESIFTGMEKAVCIDLSYNYISQTLNGQQFSRLRKLAYLNMAHNRIDLYSDKAFQEISDTLQALDLSNNEFHFVMKGMGHSFTFLSHLSSLQMLSLANNHIGLRISTTLTSTSLKYLVFSGNHLDIMWDSRRDGYLRFFQGLTKLTHLDISENHLKSFSPKAFVNLPLTLRVLRVDSNMLSYFPWGNISVLKDLCYLNLSGNMLSFLPNNHLELNLISLDLSHNRLTLIPKKFFSRAKYLKNLMLDHNQLKFLDVHALPWSFRKGSTICASGQHQNASCKLVLHANPFACSCITSEFAKFLRETELNVPQLTTNIHCAYPQSLVGVNVLSIDLRSCQEIFGSVAFLCTSLLTLAATVVPLMKHLYGWDLWYFVQILWTGHKGHTPDNGHTSDSHYDAFVVFDTSNKAVREWIYKEMIERLENRGRWHFRLCLEERDWLPGVSCIENLHKAVYNSRKTVFVLTSPGGYSEASGVVKQAFLLVQQRLLDEKVDVTVLVLLDLLFPKFKYLQMRKWLCRKSVLSWPRNPRAQPLFWNNLSVALLSDNVSEYNKNVTESFL, from the exons ATGTTTGAACACAAGATGTTCCTGATCCTCATTCTGAATCAGTTCCACATCTTCACATCTTCACATCTGGAATTCTATCCGTGTGAAAATCACATTACTAACAATGGACTCATAAATGTCAACTGCCAGCACAGACATCTGGCTAACATTCCTCAGTTCAAATCCT TGGTAATTTCCCTCAATATGAATGGAAACCACATACACCAAGttaaaagtgatgcattttcTGGCGTACCCAATCTGAAGCATCTCACTTTGATGTGGAACTGTGTACCTGATGTTTTTCAAGAGAAGAGACGGCCATCTTGCAACCTGAAGATTGACCCTGATGCGTTCGTGGGACTTGAGAAATTAACCTCCCTCCATTTAGCAGGAAACAGTCTGAAGACCATTCCTCCTCTTCCCAAACAGCTTGCAGTCTTGGGACTTGAGTTTAACAACATTTTCCATATCGACCAACCTCTCGGTACACCCCGCCTAAAAGAACTGCTGCTAAACAAGAACTGTTTCTATGCCAACCCATGTTACCGATCTTACTTCATCCACCCACGGGTGTTTCAAGATCTTCCTGAGCTTTTAAATCTTACCCTTAGTAACAACAACGTGACACTTGTTCCCCCACACCTCCCTCGTTCACTGGAAAGCCTAGACTTGGGAGAGAACAAGATCACCGCTATTAGTAAAGAGTCCTTTGTTAATCTCACGCGCTTGCGTCAACTTAACCTGGGGTGGAACTGCCAAAGGTGCGATCACGCTTCTGAGCCCTGTTTCCCGTGTCCGAACAACCAATCCCTGGATCTGCATCAGGGGGCTTTTTCAGATCAGAGAGACTCTTTGATAAGTCTGAGTCTGAGAGGCAACTCAATTCGGACTCTTCCTCAGAACCTCTTCGCCCAGCTGCACAAGCTCCGGGAGCTGGATCTATCTGACAATTTCTTAGCCTACGCCATACAGAATGGCACCTTTTACGAGGAGCTCCAGAGTGTGGAGTCACTCACTCTTCTTTACAACTATGAGCCCTTGAACACCTTCTCTGAATTGATCCTCTCACCATCCATTGAGAAGATGACAGCTCTAAGAAAGTTGTTTCTGAGCGGGTTCTTCTTCAAAGAGCTATCGAACCACAGTCTTGCACCTCTGTCAAAACTTCCAAGACTCAAGTCCCTGGAGTTACGCATGAACTTCATCTGCTCTGTTAACATGAGTGCATTAAGTCAGTTGAGATCATTAAGATGGGTGGGACTTTCCCAAAACACGCTTGCATTCAATCCGTGCATTTCGTTTTGCACGTCCAAAGCTATACCAAAATACCTATCCCACAGAGGAGGCTGGAACACTGAAGACCTTGGTGTACCGAACAGAGAAGTGTTGTTGAACTCTGTCCAGGGGTCCGAAAGGGATGACTGTCCTTTATATTATTCTTTGTGGCGTTTCAAAAAGCAGATTTGCTGGAAAAACCTGACGTTTGATTTGTCTCAAAACAGCATCCCGTGGCTGAATGAGAGTATTTTTACAGGCATGGAAAAGGCTGTGTGCATAGATCTGTCCTACAACTACATCAGTCAAACTTTAAATGGTCAGCAGTTCTCACGGCTTAGAAAATTGGCATACCTTAATATGGCACACAACCGCATTGACCTGTACTCTGACAAAGCCTTCCAGGAGATAAGTGACACCCTTCAAGCTCTTGACCTCAGCAATAACGAATTCCATTTTGTAATGAAGGGAATGGGACATAGCTTCACGTTTCTATCTCACTTGTCTTCTCTTCAAATGCTGAGCCTAGCAAACAATCACATTGGTCTCCGAATCTCTACCACTCTTACTAGCACTTCCCTAAAGTATCTTGTTTTCTCTGGAAATCATTTGGACATAATGTGGGACTCTAGACGTGACGGGTATTTGCGTTTTTTCCAGGGTCTTACTAAGCTCACGCACTTGGACATCTCTGAAAACCATCTCAAATCATTTTCCCCTAAGGCTTTTGTTAATTTGCCTCTGACGCTGCGGGTGCTGCGTGTGGATTCCAACATGCTAAGTTACTTCCCCTGGGGAAACATTTCAGTTCTCAAAGACCTCTGCTACCTGAATCTGAGTGGAAACATGCTGTCTTTCTTACCCAATAACCATCTCGAGCTCAATCTCATAAGCCTGGACCTAAGTCACAATCGACTTACTTTGATACCCAAGAAATTTTTCAGTCGTGCCAAATACCTCAAAAACCTAATGCTCGACCACAACCAGCTGAAATTTCTTGACGTGCATGCCCTTCCCTGGTCATTCCGCAAAGGTAGTACCATCTGTGCTTCTGGGCAGCACCAAAACGCTTCCTGCAAACTTGTGCTGCATGCCAATCCTTTTGCTTGTAGCTGCATTACATCTGAGTTTGCCAAATTCCTAAGAGAAACCGAACTGAACGTCCCACAGCTCACCACGAACATTCACTGTGCTTATCCGCAGTCGCTAGTTGGCGTGAATGTCCTCTCCATAGATCTACGCTCCTGCCAGGAGATATTTGGGAGCGTCGCTTTCCTGTGCACTTCGCTGTTGACATTGGCGGCGACCGTCGTTCCCCTCATGAAGCATCTCTATGGTTGGGACCTGTGGTACTTCGTCCAGATTTTGTGGACCGGACACAAGGGACACACACCAGATAATGGTCACACGTCAGACAGCCACTATGATGCGTTTGTGGTTTTTGATACAAGTAACAAGGCAGTCAGAGAATGGATCTACAAGGAGATGATCGAGAGACTGGAGAACAGGGGGAGATGGCACTTCCGACTTTGTCTGGAGGAACGCGACTGGTTGCCCGGAGTCTCGTGCATAGAGAATCTCCACAAGGCAGTTTACAACAGCCGGAAGACGGTGTTTGTGCTGACCAGCCCCGGTGGCTACTCTGAAGCGAGTGGAGTGGTGAAACAAGCCTTCCTCCTGGTTCAGCAGAGGCTTCTAGACGAGAAGGTGGATGTTACCGTTCTGGTTCTGCTGGACCTTCTCTTTCCTAAATTCAAATACCTTCAAATGAGAAAATGGCTCTGTAGAAAGTCCGTTCTGTCCTGGCCCAGGAACCCACGAGCACAGCCTCTCTTCTGGAACAATTTAAGTGTCGCTCTTCTCTCTGACAACGTGAGCGAATACAACAAGAACGTCACAGAGAGCTTCCTCTGA